The Gavia stellata isolate bGavSte3 chromosome 1, bGavSte3.hap2, whole genome shotgun sequence genome has a segment encoding these proteins:
- the RP2 gene encoding protein XRP2, whose protein sequence is MGCLFSRRRKPAQGGQQQQQQQEEKAPQYSWDQRAKVDPKDYTFSGLKDKTVGRLPGKVSGQQFIIQDCENCSIYIFDHSATITIDDCVNCQIFLGPIKGSVFFRECKDCKCVVACQQFRTRDCRKLEVFLCCATQPIIESSTGMKFGCFQYYYPELALQFKDAGLSIFNNTWSNIHDFTPVSGENNWGLLPENAVVQDYVPLPSSEELKAVRISTDAARSIIPVTRGRRQKTSDESCLAVFFAGDYTTANARKLIDEMTAKGFQLVQTKEVLMKAEDAHRVFQQCASEFIPLLEKGPVVALEFSGDGAVEGCQSTINDVFSGTKVFVSESKASASQDVDNFYNFADMQMGM, encoded by the exons atGGGCTGCCTCTTCTCGCGCCGCAGGAAGCCGGCCCAGGgcggccagcagcagcagcagcagcaggag GAGAAGGCGCCGCAGTACAGCTGGGACCAGCGAGCCAAG gTTGACCCCAAAGATTACACTTTTTCTGGACTTAAAGACAAAACTGTGGGTCGACTGCCTGGAAAAGTATCAGGGCAACAATTCATCATTCAGGACTGTGAGAACTGTAGTATCTACATATTTGACCATTCTGCTACAATCACTATTGATGACTGTGTAAACTGCCAAATCTTTTTAGGACCAATAAAAGGCAGCGTCTTTTTCCGTGAGTGCAAAGATTGTAAATGTGTAGTGGCCTGCCAACAGTTTCGCACTCGGGACTGCAGAAAGCTGGAGGTATTCTTGTGCTGTGCCACGCAGCCTATTATTGAGTCCTCCACAGGTATGAAATTTGGATGTTTCCAGTACTATTATCCTGAGCTTGCTTTACAATTTAAAGATGCTGGACTGAGTATCTTCAATAACACATGGAGCAACATCCATGACTTTACCCCTGTGTCAGGAGAAAATAACTGGGGCCTTTTGCCTGAGAATGCTGTAGTCCAAGATTATGTTCCTCTGCCCAGCTCTGAGGAGCTGAAAGCTGTCAGAATTTCTACCGATGCTGCGAGGAGCATAATACCAGTAACTCGAGGGCGGAGACAGAAAACCAGTGATGAATCGTGTTTGGCTGTGTTTTTTGCTGGTGACTACACAACTGCAAATGCCAGGAAGTTAATTGATGAG ATGACTGCCAAAGGCTTTCAGCTGGTACAGACTAAAGAAGTCTTAATGAAGGCAGAGGATGCTCACAGAGTTTTCCAGCAGTGTGCATCAGAATTCATTCCACTGCTTGAAAAAG GTCCAGTGGTTGCTTTGGAGTTCAGTGGAGACGGTGCTGTGGAAGGATGTCAAAGCACTATAAATGATGTTTTTAGTGGGACTAAG GTTTTTGTATCGGAGAGCAAGGCATCAGCGTCTCAAGATGTAGACAATTTCTACAACTTTGCTGACATGCAGATGGGAATGTGA